In Oncorhynchus tshawytscha isolate Ot180627B linkage group LG28, Otsh_v2.0, whole genome shotgun sequence, a genomic segment contains:
- the LOC121841186 gene encoding apidaecins type 14-like, translating to MTQSTPQVGPGNHMTQSTPQVEPGNRMTQSTPQVESGNRMTQSTPQVEPGNRMTQSTPQVEPGNRMTQSTPQVEPGNRMTQSTPQVESGNHMTQSTPQVEPRNRMTQSTPQVEPGNRMTQSTPQVEPGNRMTQSTPQVEPGNRMTQSTHRLSPGTA from the coding sequence ATGACTCAAAGCACACCACAGGTTGGGCCCGGGAACCACATGACTCAAAGCACACCACAGGTTGAGCCCGGGAACCGCATGACTCAAAGCACACCACAGGTTGAGTCCGGGAACCGCATGACTCAAAGCACACCCCAGGTTGAGCCCGGGAACCGCATGACTCAAAGCACACCACAGGTTGAGCCCGGGAACCGCATGACTCAAAGCACACCACAGGTTGAGCCCGGGAACCGCATGACTCAAAGCACACCACAGGTTGAGTCCGGGAACCACATGACTCAAAGCACACCACAGGTTGAGCCCAGGAACCGCATGACTCAAAGCACACCCCAGGTTGAGCCCGGGAACCGCATGACTCAAAGCACACCACAGGTTGAGCCCGGGAACCGCATGACTCAAAGCACACCACAGGTTGAGCCCGGAAACCGCATGACTCAAAGCACCCACAGGTTGAGCCCAGGAACCGCATGA